The following DNA comes from Saccopteryx leptura isolate mSacLep1 chromosome 7, mSacLep1_pri_phased_curated, whole genome shotgun sequence.
ctgtctgactgtctctcctcgtttccagcttcggaagaatacaaaaaaaacaaaaaacaaaacaaaaaaacaaaaaccacatgttcTGCAAAACAAGCTATTTTTCAGAGTCAGCAACTATAGAATTAGCCTTCTCAATCTCTCAACAAAGATCTTGACTAATTGTTGTGTAAAATTATGATGGTTTCTAGGACTTTCTTTATATGGAATCTTACAAATTTCCTTGGTAATTTCATTTGTCCAGAACTTGTAAAACTgttcttggaaaaaaatattcaaaaacctCACCCACAGAAATCAAGACCAGCCTATTTCTTTGTTATGAAAATAAACACAACCTTCACATACCTCTGGAAAGATGCACTCTCCGGCCTTTTCCCTAAAGCAAACATCGTCGTGTCTCTGCCTTTTATAGAAGCTGGTGCAGTGGGAGGTTGGTGGGTGGGGTGCAATGAATTGTCCTTCTGCAAGGCATTAGCTATTAGACTCCTCCATTTTTTCCCGTTCTTTCACATATTTTGTCCTCAGCTCTCAGAACATGTTGCTGTCCATTCCTTCaccatattaaaatttaaaaagccaacaaACAAATTTCTCAAACCTAAATTAAGGATCCCTTTTTGCTCAAACACTCTTACAGATTAAAAGTTGCAATAGTAGACACTAATGGTGGGGCACAGATTAATGAAAAGACCAGAACACTGGAAAACCTGTCTTCCTGGGGAGGGGCCCACCGAAGAGCAAGTCACTTCCTTCTAAGCCTCAACTGGCATCAGCAGTTTTAGTGGACATGAGGATTTGGCAAAATACTCGCAGTGATTAGTTTTCTGTCCTCTTTGCTTCTTTCCTcggatttaaatattaaatgcaaaatTCAGGGCCAAAGCAAGGCAGCTTATCACAGCATGAAAACATGCTTCCTTTTTGTAAAAAGCAACACATGTACATAAAATGTGTGGAATGAGTCAACAATCACACCgaactttttgaaaataaaaatacgaaACCTGATCTGCTGTCTTTGGCCTGCAATGGGGAAATGACAAAGGCCAATGCCTGTAGTAAAAGGAAGATCTTGGGCAAATCCAAATTCTGAATTAGGGTCCAGAGGGTTGACTTGAGAAAATCTCTTTCAAGAGAGACAGGCTCTGTAACAGCTGAACTATCTCTTCCAGCTGCATGTGGTCTAACCTTCAGTGTCTGACCTAAAACTCAATCAGTACaagtttaaagtataaaaaataccCAGAAATCTAATTCTAGCTGAGTGAGAGTTATAAAAATACGGAGCAAAATAAGAAATTATCTTTCCCTTGGGAAACTCAGAGCGAGACAGTTAAGCACAGAACCAAAACTGACAGAGACTACATCTGCAATCAGCCTTTTTCGTAGAAAATGCTATTGTAATTTACTATTTATACTCCTCTTTTATCAAAAGTAGGTCCAGTGTCTTTTTGTCTGTGTACACATGAAAGAAAGGCAAGAGAACCTTTTATACAGTGACCTTTATCTTAATACAATATTACTAGAATGCTGGAAAATGTAGTTTTCAAAAAGAGTAGAcgaaattctaatttcaaagcttgcATCAGTcgtgttgaaaataaaaataacccaacCTTTATATACAACGTTAGTCTTCTTATCAGGGGACACGTGGCTCAATTTACATTTGAATTTGGTGATAAGAAAAGATTGAAGTAGGGACAGGTGTTTTGCCACAGCAGGGAGTGAGACAGCGACAGCACAGCTAAAACACTGGGTGGTCATTATGCATAGGCAGGGAAAGATGAGCCTTGGTTAGGAAGGGGGCAAGGAAGAGAAGTAGAAAGTTGCAGGATGGAAATAGGTGCTCTGTGAACAAGGTGTAAGAGTACTTTTTATCTGAATTTTGAGTGCttcttttaagtaataaaatgaagagattaacatttaaacagAAAGACACTAAAGCATTTTAAAGaaactataattattttcttgttttagtgagaggagaggaggcagagagacagacttctgcatgcaccctgactggaaccccccccccccccgcaaactcactagggggtgatactctgcccatctgtggcattgctcagcaaccaagctcttcttagtgcctgaggcaaaggctatggagtcattctcagcacccaaggccaactctctCAAGCCAATCAAACCATGAtggcaagaggggaagagagagagagagagagagagagagagaaagagagagaaggggggaggggtggaaacgcagatgattgcttctcctgggtgccttgacgaggaatcaaacccaggacatccacacgccaggccaatgctctaccactgagcccaccggacATGGCCTTTAACTTCTTTATTCAATGGGTTAATTATAATCTGACTCATTTCATTATGTCattcaccaaaaaatatattgccTGTGATATGGTTCACGGATTGCTGGGGTTGGgaatagaggagaaaaaaagaaaatactgtctCCAGATTTAAAGGTTTCACTGTCTAGTGGGAGAGGCAGGTGGTGTCAAATTGTATTATTGTGGTGGGACAAGGGTAGCAGAGGTGGTGAGGAGCTTAGATTCTCCAGCCGATCTGCTTGGGTTTATATATTTTAGAGCTGTACAGTGTTGGGCAAGCTACTTAGATGCTGAGGCTTGAGTTTTATCTGTAAAACAGTGCTAATACAAGTATAATCCACATACTGATATTATGAAATGAAATGTATCTTAATACATATAAAGGTCTTAACAGTGCCTAGCTATAATTACTGTTTCTGTTTTAGTGGTGCACACAGCATGCTGTGAGATGATATAGGAGAAGAGTGAGACCCATCCCAGGATACTGCATAGGATAACCAGAGAGGCCTTTCCAGTTGAACTGAGATTTAAATGGAGTTTTGAAGTAGTCCTGCAGGATTTATACAAGTATGCAATGGTGAAAAAGCGTGGGCAGCATGTACAAGCACACGGGGAGGAAAGCTCACTGAGAATTAGAGATACTTGGAGAGGTCGATGAGTAGACTCGAGTCTagactatactagtgaatttagATTTTTATCCTAAACACTGTCCTGAAGGTTTGCGCTCTTCTGCATGCTGGTCATctcattctttgttttctgtaaCAGCCTCACCTCCCCAGCCATTAATTTATCTCCACCTCTTATTCTGTTCTATGTTTGGCTACAAAGTaatcttcttgaaaaaaaaacatatttaactaGGTCATCTCTATGCATAACAACCtgtattttgttcattgttattCCGTACACTGAATCTAACTATTTTACCCCAATACTCAAGTTCCTCTTGCCACTGTCCAAAATACATATGCAGATTTACTGCTCTCATTATAATAAGATCTCTGTAAGATCCAGCTTGTTGTTCCTATCTTGCTCCTCTCTTTGCAGATTTTATTCACTCCAGTCTCTGATTTTGCTCAAGcagttttctttgtaattttattctccccagattcattttaatttatctctaaaagttcttttttttttccccttgtatttttctgaagctggaaacggggagagacagtcagacagactcccgcatgcgcccaaccgcaatccacctggcacgcccaccagggggcgacactctgcccaccagggggcaatgctctgcccctccggggcattgctccattgcaaccagagccactccagcgcctggagccatccccagcgcccgggccatctttgctccaatggagcctcgctgcgggaggggaagagagagacagagaggaaggagagggggaggggtggagaagcagatgggcgcttctcctgtgtgccctggccgggaatcgaacccgggacttctgcatgccaggccgacgctctaccactgagcaaaccagccagggcctaaaagttctttaaaaaggcTCAAACTTGACCgtcctgaagaaaaagaagatttgTTGACCAAACCTCACAGCGTGTTGACAAGGGTTTGACACCACACTTCTCGGCATTGAGCTCCACAGTCACGTACTTCAGATGCTGCCCCACCCGTCTCTCTCCACACTGCCCACGCTTTTCTAGTACGTATACATTTCGTCTTCTAGTTATCCTGCTTTCCAATGTACGCACATCTACTGAAGAGTCCAATAAATGCCTGTTAGATGAGTATATTATATGTAAACATATCACATAATACAACCTCCTCAATAACATGCCAAGATTATTATGTGAAAGTtccatatatgtttaaaaattaattactggTCTGTTGCAAACTGAATTGAAAGATTATGGCTACATGTTTACTTAGGTGTATGTACTTCATATAGATAATGAAAACGTTTAAACAAAGTATTGGAATTCTTTCAATTGAATGACTTTTAAAATTGGTCTTCCATTATAAACGTAGGTGAAGACATAGAGGAATTTATAACTTAGAATAAACCCCTGAACAGCAGAGTTGAAGATAATGGGAACACCATTTATTTAATACCTATTGAGTACTAGTCATCACAAAGCTGCTAAATTCTCATAAATTATCTCATTAAATCTTCCCAATATTTCCTCTTAGAGACAAATGATTATTATAATGGTCGTTTTATAGCCAATGACATTCTAGCTCAAAAAAGTTTAAGGATTCTTTCCAGAGTCTTACATCTAAGTGATAAATTTAGGATTAGAATTCAGGTTTATCTGTCTTTTGAGCCAAAGTGCTCTGAGAGGTTATATAGACATTGTTAGAAGAACAGTTTTTAGAAATAGGTTAAGTAACTGGATGATTTCGGACAAGTAACAAACTTTCTTGGTCTCAGTTCCtcatttttaagaattttccCTAGATAAtctgtaaattataaaaaaaagttgcatccttttttttaaaaaaatcacatttaaaaatctcATGACCTGGAGAGTCAGGTGAAAAAGTTGTGCACATCAGTGAGTTATATGATTCTAGCAGGAACacacagaggtgggcaaaagtaggttaataataagaagaaataatacattacttagtaagtaataatacaagaataaactgctgTGTACTCacaaaacctacttttgccaatgTCAAAATGTATCCAATATTTTAGAGATGATGAAGTCattaataaatatactatactctTAACTATTATTTGATATCAGTATGGTAATTTTGCTAGATTCTCAGGCCTCTTCTCAATATTGTGCAACAAAGTATTAATAATACATGAAAGAGAAAAGTCTACAATAACATTTATGTGTAAAATAGTTGtgataattacatttaaaatttcccTCCTGTCCTTAGGAATCTTGGTAGAATGACTGGTTATCCTTGGGTAAATTAGAACTGGTTTGTACCCATAGTCTGGAATGGGCTGAATACAATGAAATGCTAATATACAGAATGCTCTGATCATTATCAGTTAAAACGTTTTTTTTCCTACTGACTTCTTTCACCATTTGACTCTTGTGGAGTTTGGTCAGTGATAATAactaaacattcttttcttaaaaatatatggtCACACTGAAAATTTGCTATATCTTCTTTTGCTTATAAAGTTGTCAGCTCTTTGTCATTCAACTTGGCTAGatgaaattaaaatcttttatatCAAGCCATCAGAATGACAGACACTCCCAGGCACAAACTGCCATTACATTTAAGGAGGGTAATTTGATATATTAATTTATACCCTCAGGGCTCAAATCTGGCTTGTAAGAAACCCTAATTAAAACTAGACATTGGAGAAAACtctgaaaagtaataaaaatgagctctaagttatttgaaaatatgataaaattgtaAAAACAGTCCAAGAAATACCATGGAGGCTGAaaatttagtctttaaaaaaatttttacaatggACTGTGATAAAATTTCAGTCCTCTCTGGGGTCCTTTaagtaaaagacaaaaaagcTAATGATCAGAGAACAGAATGGGGATCATATTCTACAACAAGTAGGTCCAGTGCATATTCTTAATATGAAGACCACAGCTCAGAATTGTGTCTCTATAGCACTCACTTTTCCACACACTAAACAGATAGCACTAGGCTATAGTTAAATGGCTTCAAATACAGGCtaataagacacacacacaaacacatatatatatacacacacaatcctcaaaaaatttaaacattaatttaataGATACATAGTTTCCAAGTAAAagtgtggtgttttttttgtgtgtgtgtgtttttgtttttttaacagagacagagagagtcagagagagggatagattgggacagacagacaggaatggagagagatgagaagcatcaatcatcagtttttcgtggtaacacagttgttcattgattgctttctcgtatgtgcctggaccgtggGGCTatggcagaccgagtaaccccttgctcgagccagcgaccttgggtccaagctggtgagcttttgctcaaaccagatgagcccgcgtcaagctggtgacctcggggtctcgaacctgggtcttccgcattttagtccgatgctctatccactgcgccactgcctggtcagggtaaaagtttttttgttttgttttgttttttatcaaaaattatatattttaataacacaGAAGAAATGTTTAAGGGCAAAAAAATATGTTAGCATGCCACAAATACTTCTGAAGGAAACAATTATTATGGAACCCTGTAGGTACTGGTCAACAAACCAACTGGCTATTTGTTGATTACAGTGGTACTTAACCTAACTCTAACATTATGTTGTAAATTAaaggcaaattttaaaatgttttttcagttttaattttaatgtagtaatCTACTAAGTATGTGGTGTGGAAAgttagtattcaataaatatggaCAGTAGCTCATACCTTAAATTCCTGCAAGATTTTGTCAATTTTCCCATGATATGCACAAAAGTTTTTCAGTTCTTTGCACTCAGGACAGCATCCATTGTGTTCCACTTTAGTACACTTCGGGTGAATTTTGGGGCATTCTGGCTGGTCGCATACAGGCCCATCTAAAGCACAGACACATGGACAGTTGGAATGCCCAGGGAAAAATCGTTCTCCCAACTTGTATACAAAGCCGCTGTCATCCACACACCCTTTCCCTCGATAGTCATCAAAGATCAGATTGTCATTACTGGAGGTCTGGTCACCTTCATCAGCAGGATAGTCTTCATGACTGATGGCAGCAGAAGTGACCAATCCAGGGATGACCAACAGAAGTATGCAAGCTTCATGAATATGAAGAGCCATCCCCCTCCTCAAAGGCTTCTGGATGTGCTCCTAATATTAAATATACTCAGCTCCTTCCATGGGAATACAAGAGGGGTAGgctcaaaataaatattaagaaaataatttgacatatataaagaaaatgtagattTACTTAAGCCTCTGCTCTTATCCtttttatttgggatttttttggaGGATAGACCGCAAATAGACTAAGTCCATACAACTATTTATACTTCATTATGAATTTTGGAGAGTCGATCCTTGGcaatatatgtattaaaattaGTCATTTGTGGAGTTATTTCACATTGGAACCTACAACTTGAATTTAGCTTCTGAATTTCAGAGGTCTGGCTTTGTctaaattgtaagaaataattttactaaGCCTCAAAACTTGATATTTTACAGATGGTTACTTACAAATAACTCAAGAATGATTGAATCCACatgttttattgttctttaaatAGTAATATCAgtggtcaaatatatatatttgtgtgttatAACTATCTGTATGAAAACTCAAGACATTAGTGAGAAAAATTTActtgaagagaaagggaagaaacaaCAATTGAATGTAAAATATAGTTGGGATGGAGCTAGTATACTAGGCCTTCCTACTTCTTCATGTCCATAATCGGAGAACAATGGTCTCATTATGGGTTACTTGTTTCAGTCAACATAAACCTGGGTTTTGAAActtagctaagaaaaaaaaaatagtgtaactATTCCACAGtgagtaagagaaagaaaattaaaaaaaaaagcatacaaaaGAATTTCctgtgtttaaaataatttattaaaaataaacttatttgtaATATTGTACACATTTTTATTCTACTCAGAGTAAGCTCCTAGTGGGCAGGAAAGATATATCAGATTTCTTTAGAGCAACTTGAATCTAGTATTCATCTAATACCatttgattggattattttaaGATCTAATACCTTTGAATAGTTTGAAAACATGCTTCTCTTGATATGCCAAAGATAttttgcacaaagaaaaccagagtaAAACTCTTTATTGGTTTCACAGAATAGTAAGAAGATGTTACTATTCATAGAAAATATCCCTTATTAGTTTGGTAGCATTGACTCTTGTCAACTTAGTATTAGTGCTTGTGTGGAGCATTTCTAGTGAGTtctcatttaaacatttaaagtaaATAGCTTATACAAAGGCTCTGGGTAAAATGACTTTAgggaataataaatgaaaatgtcaAATAGATCATTTATCTGTTTAAATGTTTTTGGCTTTATTCCAAATATCACTAAAATTGTATATAGAATATTTTCAGATCACTTATACTTATTATTTACTGGTTTATTTTCAGATTATAATAAGAGCAATAATAAACCATTTCTTTTTAGTCCAATgtaaggaaaatgtttttaaataagataaagaTGGCATTAGGAAACTTCATGAACtataaaattagcattttaaGTTAGACATCAAATCCTAGTAATAGTAAAATGAAAGGTAGTATATTCATGCTCTCTCTTCAAGAGAAAACTGCTCTCTGATATTTGAATTCCTTTTGAGTAGGTAATGATAAATAAGATGGATTTCTTTTGAACTATGTCAAAAATAATGAGTCATGACAGAACAAAAAAATGCAAACCTATAATTCTACTTGAGAAGCTGGAAGCTCCCTTTGTCAAAGcattcttttctcttaaattaCTACAGAGGCTACAAATATAAACAGAAGCTTCtgaaaaagcatatatatatattactaattaAGGCATACATTTTATACATCTCTCACATAtttgaaaagtttattttggaagaaaaaaatctattgttCTTCCTTATAGTATTCCAATAGTACCAGTCAATACATGCAAGATAAGCCATATAAAATACCCATATCATTCTGCTTCAAAAGGACATAGACAGAAATGATTTCTCTGAAAGCTACAGGTAGGCATTAATGTCAGGTTATGGTAAATGTAAACTTAAAGGTAAAAAGGGGGTATAATATCTAAACATTCACGTGCTTTTATTATATGAAATACCTTATAAAATCTGCATGAAGAAAacaaggttttctttttaatataacaaAGTTCTTAgggtatctttaaaatatttttctcttcacaACTGAGCTGCAGTTTAAGATACTATTTAGCAGGAAAAATTACAGAAATCCAATAAGATGTGTATCTGGAAATTTTTAATAAGTAAGCAAACATTGCTAAATAGAGGATCACTTTCCAGCTAAACTTTCCTCCCTGCCCACGCTGCTACATATGCTTTAAAATGactgtatttatttcattgaGAAAACGAACATAACTCATGTCATAAGATTCACTTACCTAATCACTCTGGAGGTTAATGGTGGTGATGGGGGTCATAGACCAATATGAACTAAAAGATCAGGTATGTTTTAAGAGAGTAGTTcctctttaattataaaaaaaaatgcattttcaggCTTGAATTAAAGCAATCCATTCTCTCTACCTCCCATTTCAAACCACAGTCAAGAAGCAGTCTCTCGCCCTTACAGAGAGAAATACAGCAGACACACATAAGAAATATGCTTTGGATCTGTCTTCAAaattcaaagcaaaaaaaaaaaaaaaaaatgttggtccTGTAGAAATCCAGACCCCAGTAGCAGAATCATGTTGAACTTATTTTAGCATTTTCTCAGATCCTTCTATGAAAGTTCCCGGCTGATTACGCCTCCTCCACACATGAGTTCACGTACACAGTGTTTGCTACGGCAGTAGAGGTGATTTGGCTAGGCCAGTGGTCCGCAAACCGGCTCGCGAGCCACAAGCGGCTCTTTgatcccttgagtgtggctctttcaaaAAGTACCACCTGCCCGCACGCAGGTACGCACTGGGGTGTCGGTTAGTCAGGCCACAGGAGACGGGATGCAGGatacctccccttcccctcccccttcacctctccttttcccttccccctttccttttcccctttcccctgcccccctcccctctcctttccaagGTAATCACAGCCTCAGCTTTCACATTCTTCATTTTTTCAGGTGGGAACCACAAAATACCTTCTGCTTCTTTCCCTACAGATCACAAACAGCAACAGCATGCTGTAGCGTAAAGCCTTCTCTGCTGGCAATAACAGTGGCATCATCCACAATATGTTGCTCGAATCCCCTCTTACACACCAGAAAATACTAACTGTGGACGTGAAGAAGAGGAGCAACTTTAGCTGGTTTTCTGCATCACCACGAGCAGTTTGCAGACTGCTGATCTGGAGCTCATTCTGCCGGCAGCCGGGAATTcctcagcaccacggacagcgcCAACTGGCTTCTGAGCCCATCTCGGTTGAAATCCCGAGCTGCTCCTTTAGACCAGGCTAGTGTTCTCTAAGCAGTCGCACTTTATACAGCTGATGCATGCATTGgcgggggtggtggggggaggtatTTTACGTGCGAGACACTTATTTGCAttgaaattacaataaaataataaaaaaccaaacattGTAATTATACTTAATGCATTCTTTGGATGAGCTGCAGAGATAAAAGTTCCGGAAGAGCCTTGCATTTAGATTTAAGCCAGCTGCAGTCTCTGATACTTATTAATAGATAAAGCATAATTGTTGCCAAAGAATCTGTAAAAATGCATGGTCCCCAATTCTAATTGACTCTTTGGTTGCAGACACACTTTTCCTCTGCTACATGGTTAAACTTCAGGTCTTCCTGCAGcttgaatttgattttttaaaaagtagcctgGTTCTCCTGCAGTTTGTTCTCTAACATTCAAAATCAATCTCCTGTAATTCATCTAGTCTGTCATTAGGCGTCATTGTAAAGTTGTTTCTTCCAAACCCCTAGCAAATCGTatcaaaataagaagaaagaccCAGGCACAAATAAATGAGtagaaagtttattattatttttttattggtaacATTGTGAACATTAAAATACTTGttcaaaacatgttttaaagCAAATTGTAAATGTTACCTGCTGGAATATTTAAGCAGGTCTTGACTGGTTTGGGACTATCTGAGGCATTTTCAAGCCTTAAAGAGAATACCTCTGCAGTGGGGCATGCTGACCATCAAGACCATATCCGAACAGTGCCGTCAGAGTCTccggaaaacagactctctccaCGCTGAGAAAACACGACTGTATGAACTTCATTCTCATGGCCCACCAATTTGTGAATCTTCCCCGATTTAAGATCCAGCAAATGGATAATCCCACTGCCACTTGCCTGAGCTAATACTTGAcctgagagggaggggggagagagaggaaaatatcAAAGTTGTATTTCAAGCAGTCACAGTTTataagcagtagaatatacagttttgtttccattttaattcGACAAACTCATTTTATGTTAGGTATCAATCATTACATATGAACTAACTCCTGTCAGTGTAGAAAATAATTCCAGTCAAAATTAAGACATGTCAatgattaaattataaaaattttaaatgagaaaaaattccCTAATGTTTTACCTACTTTATATGCACAGGTCATCAAATGTTCTGCTAGTGTCATTATATTTgggattaataaataattttgagaagATGAACTTGAAAGCACTAAGCAACGCagctttcttttataaatgtatttgtgAAAAATTGTTAAACATAGTTCAAATGTATTTATGGCAAAGATACATATATAGAATGAGttatgagttatttatattttaaaatttgtgttaatcttaaacttttattattatactaAATTGTTACTTAAAACTATAATAACACATTTGTGCTTAAAACTGTGACACTTAACAAATTTCtttgagttaaaataaaaataactccatTTCAGGAATAgcattaatttttatactttaatttaaaattcaaaattccgTTAACATTATAATTCAACTGGGCAGTGCTAGCACATATCCTGCTTCATAGAGGAGGAAAATGAGGCTTAGAGAGATAAAAAAACTTCTCGAAGGCCACACAGCTTGTAAATAGTGGAGTCTGTATTTGAGATCTGTGTGACTCCAAAGAGTCACGCTCTTCTTTATCCTCGACGTCATACCCTAATACTTCCAGACGAATGTTTATTGATCGGCTCAATGTCGTCTCTCCCACTGCGATGAAGCTGTCCTCACTAAAATACAGCATGAGTCAGAGTAAACATCTCCTGGGTGTGGAGCTCCGATATCCAGCTGAATCTTTGCTTGCTCCTAggattactttaaaattaatttctatttaagtttaagaaatattttaaaagtttcactTCTGTGGTTACCCTAATAGCCCTTATTGACTCGGAGAATCTTACTGTGCAATTAGCTTTCTGGGAATACACTAATTGTTTTGACGGAAAAAAAGGAATAGGTCTTGTTtggttaaaatatttgttttgcatTAAAGAttctttcagaattaaaaaaaaacaaaattaaattgttagattgataaaaaattattatctaagaTAGAGATATTGGGATATCAATTGTCAATACTACAGTTCACATTCCCagacattcaaaataaaaaatatgagatgAATAAAACCTTTTAATAAAGTAAACTGGTGGTCCAGTTTTAAGAAGATACTGGCTCAGCCACACATTCCGCTGGTAATGTATTCATTTGACAGAATAATATCAGTTTGTAATGGAACAGTTAGAGAAGGAAAATAGGCAGTGTATGAAATGTGCTGAGTCATGTTAATAGGaacctttcaatatttttattattggggGAATAATTCACAATGCTAGTTAATATACCAAAAGTTAGAAGTTGAGCTTCCCTGGAAAACTTCTTAATTGATCTAGTAAGATTTACCCAGGAAACCATCAGCTGCCATCACTGCTAACCAAGCAGCTGTGGTAACGTATATTGTTTTTTGCCAAAAGTAATTAGAGTCTTATTAGATCATTAATTAATGTGACTCATTAAATGTTGTGAAATTGTAAACACACTGTTTAGAAAGTTAATTTAGAAGACATACTTTTCCTATTACTCTATGtctatacactttttaaaattgaatttattgaagtgacactggtcaacaaaatGATAcaagttttaggtgcacaattccagaacacaccatctgtacagtgcattgtgtgttcaccacttccCGTCTCTGCCCATCAGCATCTCTCCCCAtatgccctcctccacctcctgccaCCTCTCCTTTCTTAGCACCCCCCACACTGCTGTTCGTGGCTAGGAGTTTTTTCACTTAACAAAGATATTACCAAAAAGGTCACAAAATTCACATGCATGTTTACTCCTgctacaaaaatataattttctagcAATATTATGAATCAA
Coding sequences within:
- the LOC136378855 gene encoding von Willebrand factor C domain-containing protein 2-like; amino-acid sequence: MALHIHEACILLLVIPGLVTSAAISHEDYPADEGDQTSSNDNLIFDDYRGKGCVDDSGFVYKLGERFFPGHSNCPCVCALDGPVCDQPECPKIHPKCTKVEHNGCCPECKELKNFCAYHGKIDKILQEFKV